ACCGCCAACCAAGCTTTTGCCAATACATCACCGCTTGATTTAACTAAAATTGCTGGCGCACCGCACGATTTAGAAGCCAACCTTAACGCTTATGTTGCTGCTTTTACGCCTGAAGCACGCGATATTTTCGACCACTTTAAGTTTGCTTCCATTATCAGTGCGCTAGCGCAAGCTAATATCCTGCATAATGTTGTTACCCTTTTTGCTAGTTTCGACCTCAGCCCAGAACGTGTGGATAACCACCAAATGGGCAGCATTTTTGAGGAACTCATCAGGCGCTTTTCTGAAACATCTAATGAAACAGCTGGAGAGCACTTTACTCCACGTGAAGTGATCCAATTACTGGTTGAACTCATCTTTGCTGAAGACCGCACAGTGCTGGCCCAAACCAAGGCCCCTATCCGTTCCATTTACGATCCAGCCTGCGGCACAGGCGGCATGCTTTCTGTAGCTGAAGATTATTTGAAGTCTATTAATCCTACAGCCAGTGTGAATGTTTTTGGGCAGGAATTAAACCCAGAATCTTACGCTATTTGCCGTGCTGATATGCTGATTAAAGGCCAAAATGTGGAGCATATCCACCTTGGCAATACCCTTTCAGATGACAAACTAACAGGCCAGCGCTTTAACTATATGCTTTCTAACCCGCCCTATGGTGTGGACTGGAAAAGCGCCCGTAAAGCGATTGAGGATGAACATAAAAACAAAGGCTATGATGGGCGCTTTGGCCCAGGGTTGCCACCTATTTCTGATGGAAGCTTGCTCTTCCTACTGACCCAAGTTGCTAAAATGAAGCCAGTTAGCGATGGCGGCAGCCGCATTGGTATTGTTTTAGACGGTTCACCGCTTTTTACAGGTGGTGCAGGTTCAAGTTCATCTGAAATTCGCCGTTATGTTCTTGAACAGGATTTGGTGGAGGCCATTATCGCCTTACCAACGGAGATGTTCTTTAACACAAACATTGCAACTTATGTTTGGGTGCTAACCAACCACAAACCTGTTGAACGCCGAGGCTGTGTGCAATTAATTGATGGTTCAAGCTTCTGGCGCAAAATGCGCAAAAGCTTGGGTTTTAAACGCCGCGAAATCACCCCAGAACAGGTGGGGGAATTGGTGGCG
The sequence above is drawn from the Formicincola oecophyllae genome and encodes:
- a CDS encoding type I restriction-modification system subunit M: MIWRVAKEAPLRGHFKQHQYGTVILPFTILRRLDQVLAPTKEAVLKEAQDPLWQGQPSIDVLKNTANQAFANTSPLDLTKIAGAPHDLEANLNAYVAAFTPEARDIFDHFKFASIISALAQANILHNVVTLFASFDLSPERVDNHQMGSIFEELIRRFSETSNETAGEHFTPREVIQLLVELIFAEDRTVLAQTKAPIRSIYDPACGTGGMLSVAEDYLKSINPTASVNVFGQELNPESYAICRADMLIKGQNVEHIHLGNTLSDDKLTGQRFNYMLSNPPYGVDWKSARKAIEDEHKNKGYDGRFGPGLPPISDGSLLFLLTQVAKMKPVSDGGSRIGIVLDGSPLFTGGAGSSSSEIRRYVLEQDLVEAIIALPTEMFFNTNIATYVWVLTNHKPVERRGCVQLIDGSSFWRKMRKSLGFKRREITPEQVGELVALYNQAKPAQRATLVDSTGQETMQIVPEGTEPPQALEGGSVKLAPLSVIVPNKAFGFRQITVERPLYNEDGTVQTGTRGKAKGKPLADSALRDTETIPLNEDIQTWFEREVNPHAPDAWIDESKTKVGYEIPFNRYFYVYEPPRSLKDIDADLQAVTARITALLGGMAS